TGATGCAAGACAACGTGCGATTAAGGTTATCACTAACGCTTGTTATGGTTATGCTGGCTGGATTGGAGCTAGATGGTATCTTAAACCGGTTGCTGAAGCCACGAGTGCTTGGGGTAGACGCGTCATCCTGAGTACTGTTGAGTTAGCTAAAAAACTTGGTCTTGAAGTAATTTACGGTGATACTGACAGCGTTTTTGTTAAGTACGAGCCGAAGAAAATTGAAGAGCTCTCGCGAGCGATTAATAAACAGTTCGGCTTGGAAGTAAAACCTGACGAAATCTATGTTCGAATTCTATTTACAGAGGCTAAGAAACGATATTGCGGTTTGTTACCTGATGGAAGGTTGGACATTGTTGGCTTAGAAGTCGTTCGTGGGGACTGGGCTAATGTAGCAAAGGACATTCAAGAACATGTCCTTGAAATTATTTTGAAAGGAGGGTCGCCAAGCGACGCTATTAAAGTCGTTCGCAATTATATTACCAATTTTAGGGAGAAGAAGTTCCCCTACCATGACTTAATCATTTGGAAGACTCTAACAATGCCTTTAGAGGATTACAAGGTGCGGGCTCCACATGTTGAGGCGGCTAAGATCTTAATGAAAGCCGGCTGGAAACTAACCCTCGGAGATAAAATTGGGTATGTCATCACAAAGGGAGCTGGAAAGCTATACGACAAAGTGAAGCCTTACACCTTGGCAACTTACGATGAAGTTGACCTTGACTACTATGTTACAAACCAAATTGTTCCAGCTGTCCTTAGAATCCTTGAAATATTCAATGTGAAAAAAGAAGCTATTCTCGTAGAGGCTAAGCCTAAGTCGCTTGACGAGTTTACGGGAGCAAAAAATAATGCTGGTCGTTAAAAGTTTTAGTTTGTAAGGCGTTTGCAATATCTAATCTATCTTTGCATTTTTCTCTTCTTGGATTTCCTCGGAGCAAATATCTGTGAATGTTAATAATCGAAGATGAACCGGGCGCTTTGCAACATCTGAGATTCGATCTGCTATAATGTATTTAACTCCTCGCTCGCTTGCTATGTCAACTAACCTTTGAGTAATAACTCCATCAAAAATTACGAAATATGCATTATCTATGTGGCGTAGCTTCTCAGCAAGTTCGCTGACTGGTAGCCTGGCGAGCAACTCCGTCTTTTCATTTAGGATAATGGCTTCTAGGGTTCCCTTAAGTTCGGTTACTGCGTCGATAACTGCCTTAGGCATGTAGAGTTTTCTTTTTACCTCACGTACATGTCTCGGGTATCTAATTCTTTCTTCGCGGATTTGCTCAAGTGGAACTTTATCTCGGAGAGCTTTGAAGATTTCCTTAGGAGTTAGCTCCTCTACTTCTTTTCCCTGAGGTGCTCGTGCGATGAAGTCTATATCTGCAACTTGTAACAATTCCTTCAGGATTAAATCACCACCTCGGTCACCGTCAAGGAATACTGTAACCTCTTTATCTTTACATAATTTGATGATTGTTTCGGGAATTTTTGCACCTTCAATGGCGATTACATTCCTAAATCCACACTTTAATAGGTTGATGACGTCGGCTCTACCTTCAACAACGATAATTGAGTTTGCTGAACCTATTTCTGGTCCAGCAGGAAGTCCCTCTGGACCGAAACTAATCACTTCCGCGGGTTTCAGTGACTCAAAGACTTCCCGAATTACTTCATCAGTGCTGGGAACCGACTCCATGATCCATTTTTGGAGAATTTCTTTGGCTCTTGCAATTACTGCTTTACGTTTTACATCACGTACATCATCAATTTTCTCCAAGGTTGCTTTCGCCTCATAAGGTCCGATGCGATCTACGCTTTCAATCGCGGCAGCAATTATCGATGTAGAAGTTCGATCTAGGCTTGATGGAATGATTATTTGACCTTGGGTCTTACCCTGCTTGGTCGTCATTTCGATTTCAATTCGACCAATTCGACCAGTTTTCTGAAGTTCTCGAAGGTCAAGGTCTGGGCCAAAAATTCCCTCGGTCTGACCGAAAATCGCACCTATAACGTCTGGTTTCTCGACAACTCCGTTAACTTCAAATTTTGTATAAATAACATACTTTGTAGTTGTAGTTAATTGTGAATCTGACATTTATTTCCCTCCATTTTAGGATAAGTGTGATCCTCAAACATTGCGGATCTGTCAATAAAAAGATTTGTCTTTCATGCGAAAATTATATGGGCATTAAATTTTTCTATCTCTTGCCATTAACTTCAACTTTTCGATATAAGAAGCCAACCCCTCAACATCCTTAACATCACGTTTAATTAAACTGCCAATTTCTTTCCAGAAGTGCAAGTTAGGTTCCGCGTTTAAGCCCTGTAAATATTGAGTGATGGTACGGGAGAGCTGGGCCCCTCGGTGATCAAAATCGGTTAGAATGATTATTTCTATTCCTTGACATTCCTCAGCTAGGAAGTCGTATAGTGGTTTGCAAGAAGCCTTCACGCAAATTACTCGCCCTGTTATTCCTAACTTTTGCAAAGTTAAAGCATCTTTTTTCCCCTCTACAATGATCGGTACTCCTTTAGAACTTTCTTCAGCTAAACGATCGATTAGAGAGGTCAGTTCTTCAAGTCTTCGCTGACAACTATTACTCAATTTGCAACGCCCTAACCTTATAAAATTCTTTAGCGAGTAACTTCAATTCTCATCATATTTTCCAAAGGGTCTGGGTGCCGCTGGAAATATTCTCGAACCGGAGTTAAAAGTTTCACCAACGCTTCCGTTACCCCATTTTTCAAGTCAAGAGGATGTATCTTTCCATTTCTATAGGCTGTTTCTAATTCTTGATAGTTATTAAAGGTAATTGGTCCTCCATATTTGGGTAATCTTGCCACATCTAATGGTAGATTTGCTGGGAAGACAACGTGGCGTGCAATCTCTAAAACCGGATTGCCTTGAATCTCCTTAGGCGGGCAATAGGCATTTTGAATTTTCAGTCTAATTGTATCTGGAGAATCGTGGATGTAAATGCAATCAACAGGAACGCTTTTGGACATTTTTGAACTTATCTGGGCGTTTATATCCGAATTTTCATCGAATTGCAATTTCTCCTTCTTCTTGGGACCGCTGAGACCCATTAGAAGTGGCGTATGGACACAAATAGGTTTCATACGGTTATGTTTTTCCGCGATGTCTCTGGCTAACATATGAGCTTTTCGCTGGTCTATTCCAGCACATGCGACATCAAGTTCCATTTGAAAAATGTCTGCTACTTGCATGCATGGGTAGTAAACCCAAGCGGTTTCAACGTCAACCAAACTCATTTCACGCCCCATTATAGGCAAAGCTCTCCATGTTCGTTGGAGTGATGCGCTCTTTGCGATCCTAATGACTTTCTCCCAATAGGAAACGTCTTTGACTAAATCTGATGCCCAAAGATACTTTACACGGTTTGGATTTATTCCAAGAGCGGTAAAACAATGCTTAAAGTATTCTCCGGCGATTCTAATTTTTTCCATCTCGCCTCCAAGTTTATTATTTATCCATGAGTGCCAATCTGCTAGAAAAATAATGAATTCAAAATTCGCATCAATCATGTTTTTTATTTTTGTACCACAAACAAGTCCCATTCCTAAATGCATTAGACCAGAGCATTCGAACCCCCAGTAAGCTCGTGGCTTCTGTTTTGTTTCCAATAGGGTTTTTAGTTCAGTTATTGTTACAATCTCCGCTGTATTTTTAGTGACTAGCTCTAGTCTTGTTTCGACATCCAACCTGTTTTCACCTTATTTTCCCTTTTGATCCAATAAAATATCGGTTATAGTTTAAAGCATTCTATTCGTGTCGGCGGGCGTTGTCCCCCATGTAACTAACGCTTCAACCTCACAGGAGGGCGACGCCCCTCTTAGTTGAGCCCTCTCGTCATGGGGTATTGGACGCCCGCCGCCCGCCGTTGTCCCATGCTTGGGTAAACCTCTTCTTCATTGGTACGCTACGCGTAAACCTTTGTCGAGGCCGTCATCATGGGCTCCTGTGCGGAGTTCACGGCGGGATTTCAGCTCAACCATTTTTCATAGCCAGTAAGATAACAATGAGTTGTTCAGAATTAAACTTTTCACACTTTGGTTTTTGCTCCAAAAATTCCATCTAAGTTAATTTCAAAGGCAACAACTGGATTTTCAAGCTCAAAATTATTAAGAACCTCGGGATGTATCTCCCCAAGTTTTCCAACTTCCCGTTCTTCATAATAGATAGCTGCAACTCTCCCAGGAATAAAACTTGGGTGGCTTTTTTCACAAATTCGCCACTTACTAACCCCGAGATTGGTGAGTAGAGCCTCGGTTACCGATTTTATTTCTGTGTAACACGCTGTTGGATGAGATGAAACACCGCCAACGTGCAGTTCACGTCTAGTCTTTGTTTCAGTCGTCTCGTCAACTTTTACGACATCAAAAATTTCAAATATTCTTTGAGGAAAGCTTTCGTGTCGGTTATCCATAAGATTCTTCATTAATCCAGGAAGTAAACTCTCTCGGATCATCGTGTATTCTAATGAAATCGGATTGGCGAGTTTCACGTGTTCCCCCTCTTCAACTAACATCTTTTGGTAATGCGTTTCTTCATTTGTTAAAATAAAGTTAACAACCTCAGTGAAGCCAAAACCGATCATTAGCTGGCGCACTGTTTCAGCAATTTCCTCTATTCTGTGCGGCTGTCCGATAGTCATTGTAGATGGAACTGTAGGCTCTAGCCGATAGTAACCGTAACCAATCACTAAATCCTCAATTAAATCAACTTCATGCATAATATCAACACGATACGCTGGAACAATTATTTCAAAGCGATTTCGCCCCTTTTTCTTCACTCCTAATCTCGCTTTTTGAAGACAATACGCGGCTTCCTTTTCAGAAAACTTGAGACCGATCAGTTTGCTCGCATGGTTAAGCTTCAATTCCATTCTACGTGGTTCCAAGTTTGGAGTGATCTCAATGTGGTCTGGGTATTTTAGGGAAACGCTTTCTATGGTGCCGCCCATGTCAGCGAATGTTGTTACCAAAATATTCAAACTATGAGTAATAGCAGCAACCTCCGGACCAGTAACATCAATGAAGATACTACGCGTATCTTCTGTTATTCGTGTTAAGTTTCCATTTATAATAGGAGGAAAAGAAAGCACTCGATCAAAACGATCTACAATAATGGGATATCTAGTGGTGTTTTCTACAAGATGGCGGAACTCTATGCCCTTTTCATGTTTTTCCAAGATTTCCTTTATACTCATGTTCACATTTTTATCCAATGGAATAAATTGAAAGTTTTCATCTCGAGTAGTATAACTAAATGGTGATTCGACTTTGTCAAGATCATGGATTCCAATAGAGGCCTTCCTTCGATTTCGCCCAATAGCCCAATGTAAATCTTCTTGCATATCCATAAGTTCTTTAACTGCTTCTTGATCTAGCTTTAACCCCCGGATTACAGCACCGACAATAAATGGTCTAACTCTTGCAACACTTGGATCGACGTTTATTGTGACATTTCCTCGTTTGACTTTGTACTTCGGTAACCCAAGTTTTAACTCAATTATGCCTTGGATAGCGCGGGCGATACCAGCGTAACTTGAAAAATCTGGGCGATTTGGATTATACTCGACCTTAACATAGTCTGGGCCTATCTCCTCAATGTCAAGCCCGAGACGTGGAAGCCATTGCGTCATTTCCTGAATGTTTAACGGCTTCCCTACAAATCGGCTAAATCTCTCTGGGTAAAGAGTTATTACCGGCGTATTGGCATCCTCCGTATCCAGCCTAAGTCATTTTTATAGAGATAACGTACGTCGTCCACACCAAGTTTAATCATGATGATCCGTTCAAGTCCTCCACCCCAAGCCAGAACTGGATATTTAATTCCGAGTGGCCTGACAACTTCGGGTCTAAATATACCCATTCCACAGAGTTCGATCCATCGACCTAGTTCGGGAACGAAGACTGTCGTCTGAACTGACGGTTCAGTATAGGGGAAATAGCTTGGCCAAAACTGAACTTTTTCCATTCCCAACTTTTGGTAAAATTCACTTAATGTTCCCATAAGATCTCGGAGGGTTACATTCTTGTCCATAATAATGCCCTCAATTTGATGGAATTCAGCTAGGTGTTTGTAGTCGACCTTTTCGTTGCGATATACTCGGTCAACGGAAAACACTTTTACTGGGGGTTCTCTATGTTCAGCAAGATAGCGGATAGTTGTAGCAGTAGTATGTGTCCTAAGGATTAGCTTCCGCGCCTCATCTGGATTCCACTTGTATCCCCAACCAGTTGAGCCGGTTATCCAACCGTTTTCATGGACCTTTCCAACTGCTTGTGTAACTTCTTCGGCTGGCAAATCACCAAGCTTAGGATAGGAGATGTAAAACGTATCTTGCATCTCTCTCGCAGGATGGTCTTGCGGTTGATAAAGAGCATCGAAATTCCAAAATGCTGTCTCGACAAGAGGACCACGGATTTCTGTAAATCCCATTTCAAGAAAGCTCTCTCGAACTTCTTGAATAATTTGACGAATAGGGTGAATTTTACCGGGATATATCGTAGGTCCAGGGGCAGTAACATCAAATCGGCGTAGTTTAACATCCCGCCATCGCCCAGTTCTTATTAGGTCTGGGGTGAGTAAACTAACCTCCTTGACAATCTCTATGATTTGATTGGCTTCTTTGGCACCTTCATCGGTTAAAACGATGTAACGTTTAGTTTCATCAGAGATCGTGAGTACGCCAGGCCTCCTCTTCAAGGTATCGAAACCAGCCAATTGCTCTGGGCTAAGTTTTTCCACTGGAAGGCGGCCTTCCGTCAATGTATCTATTAATTTTTCATCAGGTCCAAATTTCGGCTCTCGGGATGCCTCAAGAATCAATGTACCTTTTTCTTTTCGTACAGTAATCCAATTTTTTCGTTTAGCCCAACCTATTGCTATTGTTGCTTCCTGCTTCTCCAATCCGGATGCACGTACAGCTTGATCAAAAGTAGCTCTCCCATTTAGATCTAAAACGCTAGAAACAAGTCTTCTTTCAGGAACTCCTTCGCGTAGAAATTTTTTCCCCTCGGGCCCAAGCTGTAAAAAAGTCCGTTTTTCCTCTTCAATTTTAGCAAGCTTCTTTGACGATAGCCAAAGGGCGGCGCGCATAATCGCAGCTTCATTAAGCCCTGTTCGGCCACAAATTTCACTGATGCTTAACCTCCTCGCATCTTTTAAAGCAAGAAGCACTATCTGCTCGAGTTTATGAAGTTCCACTATGCAGCCTCCGGATTACATTTGGCATCTTTATGGTCATCGGATATCTATGTCTTCTTTCGACTAAGTTTTGCTCAAAATTTATATCTTTCCCAGATTGGTTATCCATGATTACTAATTTAGGTGACTTACGTGAGTGAAGGGCAACCGATCATCGATCCATGGGCTTCGATAAAAATCGATGACTACGAACAACTTTTTAGGGAATTCGGCATCGAATCCTTCGAACCCTATGT
The nucleotide sequence above comes from Candidatus Bathyarchaeota archaeon. Encoded proteins:
- a CDS encoding phenylalanine--tRNA ligase subunit beta, whose amino-acid sequence is MDTEDANTPVITLYPERFSRFVGKPLNIQEMTQWLPRLGLDIEEIGPDYVKVEYNPNRPDFSSYAGIARAIQGIIELKLGLPKYKVKRGNVTINVDPSVARVRPFIVGAVIRGLKLDQEAVKELMDMQEDLHWAIGRNRRKASIGIHDLDKVESPFSYTTRDENFQFIPLDKNVNMSIKEILEKHEKGIEFRHLVENTTRYPIIVDRFDRVLSFPPIINGNLTRITEDTRSIFIDVTGPEVAAITHSLNILVTTFADMGGTIESVSLKYPDHIEITPNLEPRRMELKLNHASKLIGLKFSEKEAAYCLQKARLGVKKKGRNRFEIIVPAYRVDIMHEVDLIEDLVIGYGYYRLEPTVPSTMTIGQPHRIEEIAETVRQLMIGFGFTEVVNFILTNEETHYQKMLVEEGEHVKLANPISLEYTMIRESLLPGLMKNLMDNRHESFPQRIFEIFDVVKVDETTETKTRRELHVGGVSSHPTACYTEIKSVTEALLTNLGVSKWRICEKSHPSFIPGRVAAIYYEEREVGKLGEIHPEVLNNFELENPVVAFEINLDGIFGAKTKV
- a CDS encoding DNA primase; the protein is MSDSQLTTTTKYVIYTKFEVNGVVEKPDVIGAIFGQTEGIFGPDLDLRELQKTGRIGRIEIEMTTKQGKTQGQIIIPSSLDRTSTSIIAAAIESVDRIGPYEAKATLEKIDDVRDVKRKAVIARAKEILQKWIMESVPSTDEVIREVFESLKPAEVISFGPEGLPAGPEIGSANSIIVVEGRADVINLLKCGFRNVIAIEGAKIPETIIKLCKDKEVTVFLDGDRGGDLILKELLQVADIDFIARAPQGKEVEELTPKEIFKALRDKVPLEQIREERIRYPRHVREVKRKLYMPKAVIDAVTELKGTLEAIILNEKTELLARLPVSELAEKLRHIDNAYFVIFDGVITQRLVDIASERGVKYIIADRISDVAKRPVHLRLLTFTDICSEEIQEEKNAKID
- a CDS encoding tyrosine--tRNA ligase; amino-acid sequence: MDVETRLELVTKNTAEIVTITELKTLLETKQKPRAYWGFECSGLMHLGMGLVCGTKIKNMIDANFEFIIFLADWHSWINNKLGGEMEKIRIAGEYFKHCFTALGINPNRVKYLWASDLVKDVSYWEKVIRIAKSASLQRTWRALPIMGREMSLVDVETAWVYYPCMQVADIFQMELDVACAGIDQRKAHMLARDIAEKHNRMKPICVHTPLLMGLSGPKKKEKLQFDENSDINAQISSKMSKSVPVDCIYIHDSPDTIRLKIQNAYCPPKEIQGNPVLEIARHVVFPANLPLDVARLPKYGGPITFNNYQELETAYRNGKIHPLDLKNGVTEALVKLLTPVREYFQRHPDPLENMMRIEVTR
- a CDS encoding phenylalanine--tRNA ligase subunit alpha, which gives rise to MELHKLEQIVLLALKDARRLSISEICGRTGLNEAAIMRAALWLSSKKLAKIEEEKRTFLQLGPEGKKFLREGVPERRLVSSVLDLNGRATFDQAVRASGLEKQEATIAIGWAKRKNWITVRKEKGTLILEASREPKFGPDEKLIDTLTEGRLPVEKLSPEQLAGFDTLKRRPGVLTISDETKRYIVLTDEGAKEANQIIEIVKEVSLLTPDLIRTGRWRDVKLRRFDVTAPGPTIYPGKIHPIRQIIQEVRESFLEMGFTEIRGPLVETAFWNFDALYQPQDHPAREMQDTFYISYPKLGDLPAEEVTQAVGKVHENGWITGSTGWGYKWNPDEARKLILRTHTTATTIRYLAEHREPPVKVFSVDRVYRNEKVDYKHLAEFHQIEGIIMDKNVTLRDLMGTLSEFYQKLGMEKVQFWPSYFPYTEPSVQTTVFVPELGRWIELCGMGIFRPEVVRPLGIKYPVLAWGGGLERIIMIKLGVDDVRYLYKNDLGWIRRMPIRR
- a CDS encoding toprim domain-containing protein encodes the protein MSNSCQRRLEELTSLIDRLAEESSKGVPIIVEGKKDALTLQKLGITGRVICVKASCKPLYDFLAEECQGIEIIILTDFDHRGAQLSRTITQYLQGLNAEPNLHFWKEIGSLIKRDVKDVEGLASYIEKLKLMARDRKI